In a single window of the Raphanus sativus cultivar WK10039 chromosome 9, ASM80110v3, whole genome shotgun sequence genome:
- the LOC108827805 gene encoding cationic amino acid transporter 2, vacuolar gives MGFLVDTQKEGGGHSWGYLRSLVRRKQVDSAAAEPRSHHHQLAKALTVPHLVAIGVGATIGAGVYILVGTVAREHSGPSLALSFLIAGIAAALSAFCYAELSSRCPSAGSAYHYSYICVGEGVAWLIGWALILEYTIGGSAVARGISPNLALIFGGEDGLPSFLARHQIPGLDVVVDPSAAILVFIVTGLLCLGIKESTFAQGIVTAANVCVLLFVIVAGSYLGFKTGWAGYELSSGFFPFGVDGMFAGSATVFFAFIGFDSVASAAEEVKNPQRDLPIGIGLSLFLCCSVYMMVSIVIVGLVPYYAMDPDTPISSAFASHDMQWAVYLITLGAVMALCSALMGALLPQPRILMAMARDGLLPSLFSDVNRRTQVPVKATIATGLCAATLAFFMDVSQLAGMVSVGTLLAFTMVAVSVLILRYVPPDELPLPASLQDRIDSVSFTCGETKSSDHVGTSDNSNKQPLLAEIDASVHFPVMEKQEALGCWVLSEENRRKVSGWSIMFTCIGAFLLSYAASSLNFPGVIRYPLCGVGGSLLLAGLIALSSIDQDDARHTFGHSGGFICPFVPLLPIICILINMYLLVNLGSATWARVSVWLVIGVLVYVFYGRKHSSLANAVYVTTAHAEEIYREHEATLA, from the exons ATGGGTTTTCTGGTGGACACCCAAAAGGAAGGAGGCGGACACTCGTGGGGTTACCTCAGGAGTTTGGTCCGAAGGAAACAGGTCGACTCTGCAGCAGCCGAGCCTCGTTCTCATCATCACCAGCTCGCCAAAGCCTTAACTGTTCCTCACTTGGTTGCTATTG GTGTTGGAGCAACGATAGGAGCGGGAGTGTATATACTTGTGGGAACAGTTGCAAGAGAGCACTCAGGACCCTCTCTTGCTTTGTCCTTTCTTATTGCTGGAATCGCCGCTGCACTCTCTGCCTTTTGCTATGCTGAACTCTCTAGTCGTTGTCCCTCTGCTGGCAGCGCCTATCACTATTCTTACATTTGTGTCGGCGAAGG AGTTGCGTGGTTGATCGGTTGGGCCCTGATTCTGGAATACACGATTGGTGGCTCTGCTGTTGCTCGTGGCATTTCCCCTAATCTG GCATTGATTTTTGGTGGTGAAGATGGTTTGCCTTCATTCTTAGCGCGTCACCAGATCCCAGGTcttgatgttgttgttgatcCATCTGCTGCTATTCTTGTCTTCATTGTTACTGGCCTCTTGTGCCTTGGAATTAAGGAG AGCACATTTGCTCAGGGGATTGTTACTGCAGCCAATGTGTGTGTCTTGTTATTTGTCATCGTAGCTGGCAGTTATTTGGGCTTCAAGACTGGTTGGGCTGGTTATGAACTTTCTTCCGG gttttttcCATTTGGAGTGGATGGAATGTTTGCTGGTTCTGCTACAGTCTTCTTTGCATTCATTGGCTTTGATTCGGTTGCAAGTGCTGCAGAGGAG GTGAAAAATCCCCAGCGGGATTTACCAATTGGAATTGGTCTTTCACTCTTCCTCTGTTGTTCTGTCTACATGATGGTCTCCATTGTGATTGTTGGCTTAGTTCCTTACTATGCCATGGATCCTGACACTCCCATATCCTCTGCGTTTGCTAGTCATGACATGCAATGGGCCGT ATACTTGATAACTTTAGGAGCAGTCATGGCTCTCTGCTCTGCTTTGATGGGTGCCCTTCTCCCTCAG CCGCGAATTCTGATGGCAATGGCTAGGGATGGTCTGCTGCCTTCTCTTTTCTCAGACGTTAATAGACGCACACAGGTTCCGGTTAAAGCGACCATAGCAACTGGGCTTTGTGCAGCAACCTTAGCCTTCTTTATGGATGTTTCACAGCTCGCAGGCATG GTGAGTGTTGGGACACTTCTGGCATTTACAATGGTGGCAGTATCAGTGTTGATACTCAGATACGTTCCTCCAGATGAGCTACCCCTTCCGGCATCCCTCCAGGATAGAATCGACTCTGTTTCCTTTACATGTGGTGAAACAAAGTCATCCGATCATGTTGGCACTTCTGACAATAGTAATAAACAGCCTTTACTTGCCGAGATTGATGCTTCGGTTCATTTCCCAGTTATGGAGAAACAAGAAGCTCTTGGGTGTT GGGTTTTGAGCGAAGAGAACAGAAGGAAGGTCTCTGGATGGAGCATTATGTTCACATGTATTGGGGCCTTCCTTTTAAGTTATGCGGCATCAAGCCTCAACTTCCCAGG GGTTATTAGATATCCACTGTGTGGCGTTGGTGGAAGTCTCCTCCTTGCTGGTTTGATTGCTTTGAGTTCTATAGATCAGGATGATGCCAGACACACTTTTGGACATTCTGGAG GTTTCATATGCCCGTTTGTACCACTCCTGCCAATCATATGCATCCTAATCAACATGTACCTTTTGGTTAACCTTGG ATCCGCGACATGGGCTCGTGTATCTGTGTGGCTGGTGATTGGAGTGTTGGTGTATGTTTTCTATGGAAGAAAACACAGCTCCCTGGCTAATGCAGTTTACGTAACTACAGCTCATGCGGAGGAGATATATCGTGAACATGAAGCTACTTTGGCATAG
- the LOC108827806 gene encoding uncharacterized protein LOC108827806, giving the protein MANAPKAFTIEALRTLSKQSFRCLVVPVRLRRAIKKYLREEDDPHIRKKVRQLSESFQEIKDSNLLLPETTAKRLADSMNSVEAKRWKIQTVYGDSGLEYRDGETAAYVASRMPAAYSVCYRVLTEIRRRLPGFKPTRVLDFGAGTGSGFWAVQEVWPKCAEKVNIVEPSQSMQRAGRDLLQGLKDLPLIHGYTSLLSLSQELNKKCRILNDKSERKHELVIASYVLGEIPSLKDRITMVRQLWDLTDDLLVLVEPGTPHGANIISQMRSYILWMENRKLRKKEKAEVGKEVLDLKSGAHIVAPCPHDGKCPLENTGKYCHFVQRLQRTSSQRSYKRTKGVPLRGFEDEKFCFVVFRRGQRPREAWPLDNLKLETLKEMRANRKPEDLEIDYEEFIKTQVVEVPYVDPRAQDSDITDEDEDELEEEEDEGEDTDEDEVEVKETEEEEGSGSGRASVGGGWGRIIFPPFRKGKQVTLDMCVPTNEEGSEGAFERRVITKSKNPHLHLQAKKSFWGDLWPLTTQKDISKENKKVDAEWCRPDEDQKWGAWP; this is encoded by the exons ATGGCGAATGCCCCGAAAGCATTCACGATCGAAGCCCTAAGGACACTATCGAAGCAGTCGTTCAGGTGCCTTGTCGTGCCCGTGCGTCTCCGTCGCGCGATAAAGAAATACCTCCGCGAGGAAGACGATCCTCACATCAGGAAGAAGGTTCGCCAGCTGTCGGAATCGTTCCAGGAGATCAAGGACTCCAACCTTCTCTTGCCCGAGACGACGGCGAAGCGTCTGGCGGATTCGATGAACTCCGTGGAGGCGAAGCGGTGGAAGATACAGACGGTTTACGGAGACAGCGGTCTCGAGTACAGAGACGGCGAGACTGCTGCTTACGTGGCGTCTCGTATGCCTGCCGCTTACTCCGTCTGTTACAGAGTCCTCACTGAG attcgtCGAAGGCTACCGGGTTTTAAGCCTACGAGGGTGCTTGATTTTGGTGCCGGCACCGGTTCTGGCTTCTG GGCAGTTCAAGAGGTTTGGCCAAAGTGTGCGGAGAAAGTTAATATAGTGGAACCATCTCAATCAATGCAGCGTGCAGGACGTGACTTGCTTCAGG GCCTCAAGGATTTGCCTCTGATCCATGGGTATACTAGCCTGCTATCCCTTTCCCAGGAGCTCAACAAGAAATGCAGAATCCTCAATGATAAATCCGAGAGGAAACATGAGCTTGTCATCGCT TCTTATGTGCTAGGGGAGATACCATCTCTAAAAGACAGGATTACTATGGTTCGCCAGCTCTGGGACCTTACAGATGATCTCTTG GTTTTGGTTGAACCAGGAACGCCACATGGTGCTAATATCATATCTCAGATGCGGTCCTATATACTGTGGATGGAGAACAGA AAACTGCGTAAAAAGGAGAAAGCTGAAGTTGGCAAGGAAGTGCTGGATCTCAAATCCGGTGCGCATATTGTTGCTCCC TGCCCTCATGATGGAAAGTGTCCGTTGGAAAACACTGGAAAGTATTGCCATTTTGTTCAGCGGTTGCAGAGGACTTCGTCTCAGCGTTCCTACAAG CGTACAAAAGGTGTTCCCTTGCGTGGCTTTGAGGATGAGAAGTTTTGCTTTGTGGTTTTCAGGAGAGGTCAGCGCCCACG GGAAGCATGGCCTCTTGATAATTTGAAACTGGAGACTTTGAAGGAGATGCGCGCGAATAGGAAACCGGAAGATCTCGAGATTGATTATG AGGAGTTCATCAAAACACAGGTGGTTGAGGTGCCTTATGTTGATCCAAGAGCACAGGACTCTGATATCACCGATGAGGACGAGGATGagctggaagaagaagaagacgaaggtGAAGATACTGATGAGGATGAAGTAGAAGTAAAAGaaacagaagaggaagaggggagTGGGAGTGGGAGGGCGAGCGTGGGAGGAGGATGGGGAAGGATCATATTCCCACCATTCCGCAAGGGGAAACAAGTGACTTTGGACATGTGTGTGCCGACCAACGAGGAAGGGTCAGAGGGAGCTTTTGAGAGGAGAGTGATAACGAAAAGCAAGAACCCTCATCTTCATTTGCAAGCCAAGAAATCCTTTTGGGGAGACCTATGGCCATTAACCACTCAAAAAGACATTAGCAAAGAGAATAAAAAAGTGGATGCTGAGTGGTGTCGCCCAGATGAAGACCAGAAATGGGGTGCCTGGCCTTAA
- the LOC108827820 gene encoding short-chain dehydrogenase TIC 32 B, chloroplastic, with the protein MIETVKHLIGSGGPSGFGSRSTAEHVTAKSDLRSLTAIITGATSGIGAETARVLAKRGARLVIPARSLKTAEETKSRILSEFPDAEIIVMHLDLSSLASVRRFVDDFESLHLPLNILINNAGKYAQKHAISEDGVEMTFATNYLGHFLLTKLLLNKMIETAEQTGVQGRIVNVTSVIHSWFSGDMLIYVADISRSNRNYDATRAYALSKLANVLHTIELSRILHKMDANVTANCVHPGIVRTRLTRDRDGLITDLVFFLTSKLLKSVPQAAATTCYVATSPRLRNVCGKYFSDCNEARTSKSGSCNLKAQRLWTASELLVSPASTPNVYQTFNFSLISDAVYV; encoded by the exons ATGATTGAGACGGTTAAGCACCTGATTGGCTCCGGTGGCCCAAGCGGGTTCGGATCAAGATCCACAGCCGAACATGTCACTGCTAAATCTGACCTACGATCTCTTACCGCCATCATCACTGGAGCGACGTCGGGTATAGGAGCGGAGACGGCGCGAGTTCTGGCAAAGCGTGGAGCGAGGCTTGTGATTCCGGCTCGGAGTCTCAAAACTGCAGAGGAAACAAAGTCACGTATCCTCTCCGAGTTTCCTGATGCGGAGATCATCGTCATGCATCTCGATCTCAGCTCCCTCGCCTCTGTTCGTCGATTCGTAGACGATTTCGAATCTCTTCATCTCCCTCTCAACATCCTCAT CAACAACGCCGGAAAATACGCGCAGAAACACGCCATCTCTGAGGACGGCGTGGAGATGACCTTCGCAACTAATTATCTCG GCCATTTTCTGCTGACTAAACTGCTGTTGAACAAGATGATTGAAACGGCGGAGCAAACCGGCGTTCAAGGCCGTATCGTCAACGTCACGTCGGTGATCCATAGCTGGTTCTCTGGCGATATGCTGATATATGTCGCCGATATCTCCCGAAGCAATAG AAACTACGACGCGACCCGAGCTTACGCGCTCTCCAAGCTAGCCAACGTTCTCCACACCATAGAGCTTTCCCGGATTCTCCAT AAAATGGATGCTAATGTAACGGCCAACTGCGTTCATCCTGGAATCGTGAGAACACGTCTCACACGAGACCGAGACGGCCTCATCACTGATTTAGTCTTCTTTTTAACCTCCAAGCTATTGAAGTCTGTTCCTCAG GCAGCAGCAACGACATGCTACGTAGCAACGAGTCCGAGATTGAGGAACGTGTGTGGCAAATACTTTTCAGACTGCAATGAAGCTCGAACTTCCAAATCTGGATCGTGCAATCTTAAAGCTCAGAGACTGTGGACTGCTTCTGAGTTGTTGGTTTCTCCAGCTTCCACTCCCAACGTTTATCAAACCTTTAACTTCTCTTTAATCAGCGATGCTGTGTATGTCTAA
- the LOC108827058 gene encoding small polypeptide DEVIL 12, which produces MESNKDSQKKQMKKKLTPIRSFKEKRSRLYIIRRCLVMLMCWRDPRD; this is translated from the coding sequence ATGGAGTCAAACAAGGATTCGCAGAAGAAgcaaatgaagaagaagctgacaCCAATTAGGTCATTCAAGGAGAAGAGATCGAGATTATACATCATTAGGCGATGCCTGGTCATGCTGATGTGTTGGAGAGACCCTCGTGATTGA